In the Bacteroidota bacterium genome, one interval contains:
- a CDS encoding sialidase family protein, with protein MMRPLIYVAVAALAVLAVRPAAAQPPPVPLVWEVVGDSVGRHLPESEGLFVAPDSAVYTIGLEILAVIRPGDPDWTVIIEDIRLPEDDIFVASTGAMFAVNSTLHRSDDGGRTWTWTGVDDVDVVFETPDGTLIANETDCCGIARSTDGGLSWDLVDLNDAMGFPYAPMAFEHLPTSAERPSGRLVAVGRGGAAYSNDGGLTWQPSNLAADFVWDSDHDSVVRSPVTGRLYAAIYGPAPDGGDPWGTIWESADGATWTYAGRIPSVRSTKPLQLKVAPDGVLWALDEGAPRTAWVWRSADEGRTWGRSERIDAVSLVGHELNYEELAV; from the coding sequence ATGATGCGTCCCCTGATCTACGTCGCCGTCGCCGCGCTGGCCGTCCTCGCCGTGCGGCCCGCTGCCGCCCAGCCCCCGCCGGTGCCCCTCGTCTGGGAGGTCGTCGGCGACTCCGTCGGACGCCACCTCCCTGAGTCCGAGGGCCTCTTCGTCGCCCCCGATTCGGCTGTCTACACCATCGGCCTCGAAATCCTCGCCGTCATCCGCCCCGGTGACCCTGACTGGACCGTCATCATCGAGGACATCCGGCTTCCAGAGGACGACATCTTCGTCGCCTCGACCGGGGCCATGTTCGCCGTCAACAGCACGCTCCACCGCTCCGACGACGGCGGCCGGACCTGGACCTGGACCGGTGTCGACGACGTGGACGTGGTCTTCGAGACGCCCGACGGTACCCTCATCGCCAACGAAACCGACTGCTGCGGCATCGCCCGCTCGACGGACGGGGGCCTCTCGTGGGACCTCGTCGACCTCAACGACGCGATGGGCTTCCCATACGCGCCGATGGCGTTCGAGCACCTGCCCACCTCGGCCGAGCGACCTTCGGGCCGGCTCGTCGCGGTGGGCCGGGGCGGGGCGGCCTACTCCAACGACGGCGGACTCACGTGGCAGCCGTCGAACCTGGCCGCTGACTTCGTGTGGGACAGCGACCACGACTCGGTGGTCCGCTCGCCGGTGACGGGCCGTCTCTACGCGGCCATCTACGGCCCGGCCCCGGACGGTGGCGACCCGTGGGGGACGATCTGGGAGAGCGCCGACGGAGCGACGTGGACGTACGCCGGCCGGATCCCGAGCGTCCGGAGTACGAAGCCGCTCCAACTCAAGGTGGCGCCGGACGGGGTGCTGTGGGCGCTCGACGAGGGTGCTCCCCGGACGGCGTGGGTGTGGCGCTCGGCCGACGAGGGCCGGACGTGGGGCCGGAGCGAGCGGATCGACGCGGTCTCGCTCGTGGGCCACGAGTTGAACTACGAGGAGTTGGCTGT